The Anopheles maculipalpis chromosome 3RL, idAnoMacuDA_375_x, whole genome shotgun sequence genomic sequence acagagagagagaactgtTTTGCTGTCTTACACGTGTGTTACCACATCGAAGCTGCAACCTCTTAACGCCACTACAGTTCGATTTGGTTCGAAACGAGCGGAGTAGAGCCAACGTAATCCTTGGGTCGCAATCGGGCTTAATTGATTTTCCGAACACTCACAGCCTATGGACTACCGCTCTACAGTTTCTACAGGCCTGAtgaactgttttgtttttttgtttttgtttattaaaggTTTCGCCATGATGAACCGATGCTGATCGAGCACAATTTATGATTCGGCACATTTAATAAGCAATGTGTCGTAACAAAAATCTAGTCTGATTTTGCTTTTACTAAAAACAACGTAAAGAAGTTCATGAAAATCTTGTTGTTATTGCGAATTACGTCACATAACGTCTCTAGAGACAATTTTCTCTGCTCACGATACTGTGCAATTAAATAGTACCTATTGTTGAATAATTACTAGCAATAACATATTCTTCCAACATACCTCAACACTCACCTCTACGCCTCCCACAACTGCAACGcgtgggaaaaaaataattaattaattagtaTGCATTAACCTGACCTTTATCGCGAACACGCTTCAAAATTCCTTACATCGGGCGGCTCACTACACGGAGAGAACTTCCTCAACTTCCAAGCTAAGGCAGGTAGCCTGCATTGAAAAGTTGCCCAAAGTGCACGCTAAATTGTCGTGCAAGCCACACACTTTACCAAAATTTGGGCAGCGTAAGGCCCGTTATTCATACAAGCGATTCGCACGATTTAGGCGATTGTGTATTGTAATAGAATGTAATGTCCCAGGTGTAATGTACctcaaagagaaaaagaaattagctGACAATTGTAAACACTTTGGCAGGTTGTTGGAGCAGCACCAGAAACAATGCAACAATTTGATCTGAGGTTAAACCGCTCAAGTGGAAGGTCTTCAGATGTTAAAACCCCCACATTGTGATGCAGTTTTCAAGTGTCATGTGAAACCTGACTGACATCCATTTTAGCTCCAACACATCGCTTTATGTAAGCggatttttaattataaaaattttcatttttgtttgctgcttgaCGCTCGATTAGTTATGATGCAGAGGAAGTGCTATCCAACTGCAACGGCTCAGCCAAACACACCACCTGCAAGCAATGCAGAATGAGCGGATGAATGCGAAACCGTTTAAGCTACCACGAAACACACACCGTTGCAACATTGGTCGTGTCTTCCAGCGGTTGGTGAGTTATCTctgtgctctttttttttttttaggatttGTTGGTGTAGTTTTCTTCGTTGAGGGACAACCGAGATGTTGACACCGTTTGTCAAAAGCTACCAGCGTGAAGTAGTGTTCAACGCAAGAGTGGGAACATCTCGTGAAATCACCCTTCTTTAAACTCGTTGTGGGCCAAAGTTTGGCAGCTAGCAGCGACAAGACAAGGCCAGTTGGATAAGGTGAAAGGATAGTGAGGGATTATTTAAGATTAAAAGGTGTTTGCATAAAAGTTGAAGAACTTGCGGCAAGTCGTAAGGCAgatatttgatttaaaatatcGGACAACTGATTGTAGTAATGGATATACCCGAGGCTCGAGCAACTCATGAAGTATTGTATGTAGGTTATGTATATCTTGATATTGATTTTGAGTCCATATTATCCAGGGGAGGTCCGGTGTTGATGCGATAATGGCGCCGATCCATACAAGGCAGGgtcggggtttaaatcccatctgaACCGTAGTCCCGGAGtgagaatcgactatccaaatatcagcaagtctaaaaAGCCTTTAGATGGCCAGAGCgacctagaagatcgttaagcaaaggataaaaataaatacccaAAAACTTGTAGTCAAGTCTTGATGAGTTTAATAGCTCATACCAATATAAATAATGCTTTATAGCTAAGCCGATTCTGATAACAAATCACAGCAAATATTCGGGCTCGATCAActctttaaattaaatgatcaCTTACGCAGCGTACCTTTCGAGGCTGATATAATGAAACATGAGTGATCTCATCGCTGGCACTTGAACATGAAAAGCCTTCCTCTGATTAAATTCCATCCCATCTCCAAAAACGCCACAAAGGTCACGAGAAGTGAACCATTCGCAGCCGAAATGCTTCAGCCTGTGGGGCTATAAGCTGTTTGCTTACCTAGCAGAGTAGACCAACTCATCGAGCACGAAGCATATCCACACCAAaccacccaccaccaccaccatcttcGGACCACATCAAAGAAACGCATCGTAACGAACGTGGACGTGAACTGAAACCGAACCCCAACAGCGCGCCACGCGATCGTGGTCCCAAAGCCGTCGACTTTAGTTCTACGCTGAACTTCGAACGGAAACGGTCGTAAAGGTGGACCGCGCTGAGAGCGCTGTGTCAGCGTACTTCGGAACCCCAAATCGCTAATCGCTCGTGTAGTGTAGTCTTCTGTGTCCCTATACACGGGGCAATCATTCTTGGTGCGTTGGTTTTCTTTCTAGAGCAAActcgtgtgcgtttgtgtgagtCAGTGGTGGTTGCATCGGTGCACTCGTGCGTCCATGACGTTCCGGACAGTTCGCACCATCGCACGAACGGTGACCGCATTGGTCGCGTTAACAGTGTCACGGATTAAGTGAACTCAATTAAATAatccttctgctgctgttaccTATTACCGGCCATTCCTTATCACACGCGTGATTACACTCTCTGATTACAATGCTGATACCGGCACAACTTGCCCTCTGGGGCCTAGCATTGATAGGCGTCTGGGCGTTGGTTTGGTGGATGTACGACAATCTCAAATCGTTGGCACAAATCGGCATTGCCCTGCTAGCGCCCTACTTCGCACCAACCGAGCATAAAACGCTCACCGAACGGTTTGGCAAATGGGCCGGTACGTATGGGTTTTGCCGGAAGCGAAACATGAAGTGATGCACTTGACCTTCGCGCGACATCGATGGCGTGCCGTGCCGTCCACTAATGGTAACTTTTTCACTTTCCGAATCTCCACCACGGTACAGTAATTACCGGCTCGACTGATGGCATCGGTAAGCAGTACGCTTTCCAGCTGGCTAGCCGTGGCCTCAACGTGGTGCTGGTCTCACGCTCCACCGACAAGCTGATCGCGGTGGCACACGAAATCGAGTCCAAGTACTCGGTGAAGACCAAATGGATAGCGGTCGATTTTAGTAGCGGCCGGGAGATTTACGACCACCTGCGGAAGGAGCTCGATTCTGTCCCCGTTGGCATTCTAGGTAAGAGCTAGGGCTGCGTCCATTAGTAATACGTGCGATGCAAATCGACACGTTCTGAAATGGCTAGAAGAATATTAAACGTAAGTCGGCGAGCGTAAATGCAAATCGAGCAATCAGTCCCTTGGGTGCTATTCTGTGCATATTAGCAACATTTGGTTTAGTGAGCACCGGGCTCTACAACGATCGCTCTATTAATCTGATAGCCGGTAACACAAGGTTAGGTTAGGGGTTGGTGAAGCATTCTAAACCCAGAATCACGACTAAATGAATTTCTCgttgcctttttctttctttcttacgGCGCCTACAGTAAACAACGTCGGCGCGAATGTGGACTATCCGGACGATCTTGATCACATTCCCGAGGACAAGCTGTGGCAGCTGATCAACATCAACGTCGGTGCGGTAACCATGCTGACGCGCACGGTACTGCCGGGCATGAAAAAACGCGGCCAGGGCGCGATCGTTAACATCTCGTCCGGTAGCGAGCTTCAACCACTGCCCTACATGACCGTTTATGCGGCAACGAAGGTACGCACGGCTTCGATAGGCGCTTACGGACATCGGATGCGTGCATCTGCAGTGCTGCAAATGTCATTACCAGCGCATCTAAcgtgttttgctttcgattcGCTTTCGGCAGGCTTACATCCACAACTTCACCCTCGCCATGCAGCACGAGTTGGAACCGTTCGGTATCACCTGCCAGCTGGTGAGCCCTATGTTTGTAACGACCAAGGTAAGCAATCGATGATGTGCGTCCGGAGTGAATgtcctcagcagcagcagcagcagcagcagcagcagggggGTACCTTCATCCGAGCGAGTATCGAGTGTCAAGTTCTAAGTGCGTACCTGTGGTGAGGCTAGGCTGCGCCGTCTAGCTAGTCTGGGCGAGTTTTAAAGTGTCAAGTGGAACCACTTGTAAAAGTCGTGAACTTTGCTGGCAAACAGCCGATGCTGGTGCAACATGCTGGCCCGTGCTAGTGTTGTGTGATTTGAAACCGAACAAAAACGAACGGTGCAGCA encodes the following:
- the LOC126565029 gene encoding inactive hydroxysteroid dehydrogenase-like protein 1, translated to MLIPAQLALWGLALIGVWALVWWMYDNLKSLAQIGIALLAPYFAPTEHKTLTERFGKWAVITGSTDGIGKQYAFQLASRGLNVVLVSRSTDKLIAVAHEIESKYSVKTKWIAVDFSSGREIYDHLRKELDSVPVGILVNNVGANVDYPDDLDHIPEDKLWQLININVGAVTMLTRTVLPGMKKRGQGAIVNISSGSELQPLPYMTVYAATKAYIHNFTLAMQHELEPFGITCQLVSPMFVTTKMNNFSTTIMEGGLFIPNAEMYAKFATFTLGKTKQTTGYWSHGIQYGVMKLVPEWVRTVIGGMMNKQFRKEYYDQQKPGTVPAQAS